The proteins below come from a single Malus domestica chromosome 03, GDT2T_hap1 genomic window:
- the LOC139194042 gene encoding beta-glucosidase 13-like, with the protein MAMRLQSLLLGVLLLTGFAAGDGKTTAVIPSRYSSASLNRSSFPSGFVFGSASASYQYEGAWDEGGKGPSIWDNFTHQYPEKVIDGSNGDVADDQYHRYKEDVKIMKDMGLDAYRFSISWSRLLPNGKLSGGVNKEGVQYYNNLINELLNKGVTPYATIFHWDLPQALEEEYGGFLNRQIVNHFRDYAELCFKLFGDRVKHWITLNEPYTFITFGYASGELAPGRCSAWQNLNCTGGDSATEPYIVAHHFLLAHAHAVKVYKTKYQASQEGVIGITLATNWFVPVSNATRHRNAANRSLDFMFGWFMEPLTSGQYPHSMQVLVKERLPKFTQEESKLIKGSFDFVGMNYYTTHYSSDQPHNNSANASFLTDARVFESTELNGVPIGPPAASSWLVIYPKGIREILLYAKHKYNNPLIYITENGLDEFDDPTLSLPQSLNDTHRIDYHYHHLDYLRKAINDGVNVKGYFAWSLLDNFEWASGYTLRFGFVYIDYNDGLKRHPKLSASWFKCFLG; encoded by the exons ATGGCAATGAGGTTACAGTCACTGCTGTTGGGTGTGCTACTACTAACTGGCTTTGCAGCGGGAGATGGTAAAACTACTGCTGTTATACCTAGTCGTTATAGCAGTGCTTCCCTGAACAGAAGCAGTTTTCCATCAGGCTTTGTATTTGGTTCAGCTTCAGCATCTTACCAA TATGAAGGTGCATGGGATGAAGGTGGTAAAGGACCAAGCATATGGGATAACTTCACCCACCAGTATCCAG AAAAAGTCATTGATGGAAGCAATGGGGACGTGGCTGATGATCAATACCACCGCTATAAG GAAGATGTAAAGATTATGAAGGATATGGGATTGGATGCTTATAGGTTCTCTATCTCATGGTCCAGATTGTTACCAA aTGGAAAGCTAAGTGGGGGTGTGAACAAGGAAGGAGTACAATACTACAACAATCTCATCAATGAACTCCTAAACAAAG GTGTAACGCCATATGCGACAATCTTTCATTGGGATCTTCCTCAAGCCTTAGAAGAAGAATATGGTGGTTTCTTAAACCGTCAAATTGT CAATCATTTTCGGGACTACGCAGAACTTTGCTTTAAGTTATTTGGCGATCGGGTAAAGCATTGGATCACACTAAATGAGCCATATACTTTTATTACTTTTGGCTATGCATCAGGAGAATTAGCACCCGGGCGATGTTCTGCTTGGCAGAACTTAAACTGCACCGGCGGTGATTCGGCTACCGAACCCTATATAGTAGCACACCACTTCCTCCTCGCTCATGCACATGCTGTTAAAGTGTACAAGACTAAATATCAG GCATCTCAAGAAGGCGTGATAGGAATAACATTAGCGACAAATTGGTTTGTGCCGGTTTCTAACGCAACGCGTCATCGGAATGCTGCGAATCGATCTTTGGATTTTATGTTTGGATG GTTTATGGAGCCATTGACAAGCGGCCAATATCCGCACAGTATGCAAGTTCTTGTTAAAGAAAGATTACCTAAATTTACACAAGAAGAATCCAAGTTAATAAAAGGGtcatttgattttgttggaATGAATTATTATACTACTCACTATTCAAGCGATCAACCTCATAATAATTCTGCAAATGCAAGCTTCCTGACCGATGCTCGCGTTTTTGAATCAA CCGAGCTTAATGGAGTCCCCATTGGTCCTCCG GCTGCTTCAAGCTGGCTAGTTATTTATCCAAAAGGCATTCGAGAGATTTTACTCTACGCAAAGCACAAATATAATAATCCGCTCATTTACATTACTGAGAACg GCCTTGACGAGTTCGATGATCCCACATTGTCACTTCCGCAATCCCTCAATGATACCCACAGAATTGATTACCACTACCACCACCTCGACTATCTTCGAAAAGCAATCAA TGATGGTGTAAATGTGAAGGGATACTTTGCATGGTCATTGCTGGACAATTTTGAATGGGCTTCTGGATACACCTTACGATTTGGTTTCGTCTATATAGATTACAATGATGGACTTAAGAGGCACCCAAAACTCTCAGCAAGCTGGTTCAAATGTTTCCTTGGATAA